aaaagaaagttgTGTCACTGTACTTGGACACTAAAGCATCAAAGGTTTTAATAAAGCTAGCTTCTGATTTGAAGACATTGTCAAATTCTTCATACATAGCATTCAATACCTCCTCAAGATATCTTACCAAATGTTGCATACGTGTAGACATTGTTGCAATATCCACAATACTTCccaaatcatttttaagtAATGGCATATAAAgtgttttcaaagaaatattCGTTCCTCCTTTACAAATAAGAACATGATATGCTAAGTCGTTGGTTATGCTGTGTGAAATGGGAACCCCCTATAATTTGTGTGAGCAAGACATTTAATAACATGGGTATAATACCAAGTTCAAGGCTGATTTCAAAGAATCGCTTTCTCCGATTTTGTAAGACGAAAACATACTATGAATAGTTAGTACTTCTAATTTGTATCGAtcgataaaaaaacttcTTTTAGAAAGATGCTAATAAATAAGGGGTTTTTGATACGCACTTTATGTATCTAATTCCACGTTCATCCAAAATACTTAAGAGCtcaacttttttgttattttcaCCCTCTCGTTTCCTCGGctcaaaaaattgtgcgattgcttttgaagaaaatatacGTTCCCTAAAAAATGTAAGAGACAAGTCGCTTTGTGTTACTACTTACTCTTTTGCCGAACTAGGAAGTGTACCAAGTAAAGGCATATATGCAGTGgcatcaaataaaaaatcattgcgtttttcatttactaTCGTTTCTTGCATGGCCCATGTTATCATTAGAACCGCTAAATCTCTGGAAGCTGGCCTTTGCTCAACCAGATGTCCTGTGGAGgaatcaataattttaagctctccatttttaaatccaaCAACTATTAAATTCCCTATTTATGTTaatgatacaaaaaaagttttccaGTCGAGCCACGTACCATCGTGATTCCAACACAATTCAGTAGCCTCGAGATCATGAAAATCGACATCCCAAATTCTTTGACTGTTACTTCTACAGCAAATCAAATGATTTGAACACGTTAATATCGCAATGAGTTCCATAGAAGGGCATAAGATTACTCGTTTAAGGCCACTTCCAACCCTTTCAACTCTATTAGTTTCATTAATCCATTCAAATTTATGCTTTTTAGGGTATTTGAAAGATTTTGACACCATTTGGATAAGACTGGATGATTTTGGTGATTCGTAGAAGTTTGTTTATTGTAGTACAGCAAGTCAATAAAAGCCTGTTCAGgtatataaaatatctaGTGAATGGATAGTTTCAACAATTATCATACAacctttttaaatttgctaGCATAGATGGTTTATTAGGAAGTAAGACTGATATTGCAAAACTGAAGTTGATGAAAGTTGTAGGGATACAAAACATTAAGAAAGCGATTATCCAACTGTGCATACCTCGTTAGTACgatgtttatttacatctaaagaaaaatcatttcCTCATGGTTCAAGTTCGcttaaaataattctttaatgataaaaatttcaattgagTTTGGCAATAAGAGATTcacttttaataattgctGATTGCTATGTTTTAAATacattgtaaataaaccaATATTATTCATTAATTCAATAGCTGAAATTCTAGAATCGTTAAAAAAGTCTTTCTTTTACGCATTATATATCTTTTAATCGAAGGAGATGCCTCATAGTTGGCCTTCCATGAGGGCAATTCCAAGGCTTGCTCAACTCAGCAAGATGCCTAACTATTGTATTCATTTCGGATATAGTTAGAGCCCTACCAATCATGACACTGCTTCTACAAGCCTTTGAAGCAAGCATTCGCTCAAGCCTACTACTAAATGGGTCTATCTGTGGGTGCTCAGACAACACACTGATGATCTCTAGTAAATCTACAGAAGTTAAAGGTCAAGATCTTCGTTAATAAACTTACCACTAGTGTCAAAAATGACATTCTTACTCGTGGGAACTGAAAGAAGAGTGCAGCGATTACCAACTCGCTGATTTAAATCTATAGCAACGCCGAATCCTTTTCTTCGAATTAAATCTATATGGTCAATTAAAACAGTTTCCTCTGTAGCAGCTAAATCCAGTCTTTTTGGAAGGACTAAGTCTTGGCTGTTGATAACTAAATTACTTTTGAGATGTTCATAGTTGAACTTTTCATCGCTGGCATGTTGATCaattataaacaaattgtTTCCATGAACAACCACTATGAATCCTCTATTGAATTGACCAACAACCCTcattcttaaaaaatcgGCTTTATGTACAGTTAGATTCAAATGATCTTCCTGATTTTCATCTGAAATATCATGCACCACGCCAATCTTGTTCGAAAATTTCAGTAAGGCATCGCTTCGAACAATATCTTTTTGCACTCCACTCAAagatatatttatttttttactaaacttGTTTAAACCATCCAAGGGCCtagattgaaaaaatttgagcTTTTGTAGCGCTGCAGTTTTTGACGGAATTCTGTTCGCAACACTGGTTTGCTCAGTACGAGGAATGCTCGAGAGTGTGGAAACTGATTCTGCGTTGTGTACCGACTCAATCTCgtttaaattaattgttTTAGCAACAGGTGTTGATGCTGGACTTGGATCATTTAGTAACAAATTGTTAGGATTCGAGCTAGGTTTATTGATGGGTTGCTTTAGTGGGAAACTAGAGTCTATTGTTTTCTGCATAGAAGTATCAGTACTAGAAGCGAATAGGGCaagctttttcttcattctttCGGAAGAGGCCGTAACTTTTTCGTTTAATGGGCTACTTCGTCTCATAGAATCCTTTTGCAAACGCTCTGGCAAAGGTTTGGATACTTGTGCTAATGACGCTCCTTCTGCAACACTAGTGGATATTGCTGGTTGAGCAGTAGCTTCTACGAGCTTTCTTTTACATGGTGAGCGTTTATAAGAAAAACTTGAGTCATCACTTGTTTCGGATTCTGTTGCTGGAATTGACTGAGGCAATTCCTGATCTGTACTGTCTCCAGAGGAATCAGGAATTTGCGAGgaatatgaaaaaatggATTGCGATCTGGAACAAGAAATTGCATGTCCGCAGCTTTCACATAGGTTTTGCAAGgagtttttaataaattcaattatGGAATCCTCTTCAGACAAAAATACAGATTTTTTGTCTGGAGATACATTGATGTCAATAGTTCCTAAAATAATTGGTTAGTAATGAGTGAACGTATATAGATTCTCTCAAACATAGTTTTTAAAGTGAACATACCATTTGTGATGCGAAGATTGATGGCAAAAAACGGGGATTGTGCCATACTATACGGCTTAAATACCTCTTGAATAACTCTTGCTATTTTTGGCAAATTTACAAGCCTCCGGTTAATAAACAACATTTGCCTCTCAT
This portion of the Schizosaccharomyces pombe strain 972h- genome assembly, chromosome: I genome encodes:
- the pms1 gene encoding MutL family mismatch-repair protein Pms1, whose amino-acid sequence is MSTVKPIDANTVHKICSGQVITDVASAVKELVENSLDSGATTIEIRFKNYGINSIEVVDNGSGIDAGDYESIGKKHFTSKITDFEDLEALQTFGFRGEALSSLCAVGQVIISTATQNEAPKGVQLNLDHEGSLKDKLTIPFQRGTSVMVNDLFCTLPVRRKLLEKNYKREFSKAISLLQAYATISTNKRFMVYHQTKNSGKLLQLSTNSNKDMKLNIMNVFGTKVSSSLIPWNDGIIEGYISRPHVGSTRASNERQMLFINRRLVNLPKIARVIQEVFKPYSMAQSPFFAINLRITNGTIDINVSPDKKSVFLSEEDSIIEFIKNSLQNLCESCGHAISCSRSQSIFSYSSQIPDSSGDSTDQELPQSIPATESETSDDSSFSYKRSPCKRKLVEATAQPAISTSVAEGASLAQVSKPLPERLQKDSMRRSSPLNEKVTASSERMKKKLALFASSTDTSMQKTIDSSFPLKQPINKPSSNPNNLLLNDPSPASTPVAKTINLNEIESVHNAESVSTLSSIPRTEQTSVANRIPSKTAALQKLKFFQSRPLDGLNKFSKKINISLSGVQKDIVRSDALLKFSNKIGVVHDISDENQEDHLNLTVHKADFLRMRVVGQFNRGFIVVVHGNNLFIIDQHASDEKFNYEHLKSNLVINSQDLVLPKRLDLAATEETVLIDHIDLIRRKGFGVAIDLNQRVGNRCTLLSVPTSKNVIFDTSDLLEIISVLSEHPQIDPFSSRLERMLASKACRSSVMIGRALTISEMNTIVRHLAELSKPWNCPHGRPTMRHLLRLKDI